The proteins below are encoded in one region of Deltaproteobacteria bacterium:
- a CDS encoding MerR family transcriptional regulator, producing MQKIPNKFFFRIGEVSKLTSVEPHVLRYWETEFKSLRPKKNKAGQRVYKKKDVLLILKIKELLYKQKYTIAGAKKRIESEQSLSEIVSATPHLRETLSEVKTELKEVLEILG from the coding sequence ATGCAGAAGATTCCCAATAAATTCTTTTTCCGTATCGGCGAGGTCAGCAAGCTTACCAGTGTGGAACCTCATGTTCTCCGGTACTGGGAGACGGAATTTAAAAGCCTGCGTCCCAAAAAGAACAAGGCCGGCCAGCGGGTCTACAAAAAGAAAGATGTCCTCCTCATTCTGAAAATAAAGGAACTTCTTTACAAACAGAAATATACGATCGCCGGGGCGAAAAAACGGATCGAATCCGAACAAAGTTTAAGTGAAATTGTTTCCGCCACGCCCCACCTCCGGGAGACTTTGAGTGAAGTGAAAACGGAACTCAAAGAGGTTCTGGAAATCCTGGGGTAA
- a CDS encoding integration host factor subunit alpha, which yields MTKADIVEEVYSRVGFSKKESSDVVETVLETIKKTLERGDVVKIAGFGNFSIRNKGSRKGRNPKTGEEIEITPRKVVTFKPSQVFKEHILKYDARKSPEEA from the coding sequence ATGACCAAGGCGGATATTGTTGAAGAGGTCTACAGCCGGGTCGGATTCTCCAAGAAGGAGTCCTCCGATGTGGTGGAAACGGTTTTAGAGACGATCAAGAAAACCCTGGAGCGCGGGGATGTTGTAAAGATCGCCGGTTTCGGGAACTTTTCCATCCGGAACAAGGGCTCCCGGAAGGGGCGTAATCCGAAGACGGGCGAGGAGATCGAGATTACACCCCGCAAGGTGGTTACCTTCAAGCCGAGCCAGGTCTTCAAGGAGCACATTCTGAAGTATGATGCGCGGAAATCTCCGGAAGAGGCCTGA
- a CDS encoding cytochrome c554 family protein yields MIHRTTIFLLGFLLGWGVYASAEGPQRDYSGWHKGQAKVTPIWTLPKATAPSNMVWGTPSMPGRFRSDQFFTPDICGGCHRKIYDQWKGSMMGNAWKDPVFIAVYKSYLRRAETGPEKEETAMCPRCHTPVGYLADEPGRYLTGELSAPARSGVYCDVCHTVSSSAGVGNGAFILKPGNAAEGKGGTKFGPRRDSVSPFHRTAYSELHTRSELCGMCHDVAHAHNIMPIENTYTEWRTSPYNTGDPKTSTHCQDCHMRQTPSVAATGITARPDTPGFAAPKGMGAKHRTHVWQHWFVGGNAMVPELLGNPAWAQMARDRLSKAVVVAVKGATKPVRAGKLFRFEVRVDNVGAGHYLPTGLTYVRQMWLHVTVKGPDGRVLYESGGLDRDGNLGPDAVIYKTVLGEGGKERKPTFFLPAAVQVLSDKRIRPKGYSVEHYAFVVPEDVRGEIVIRVVVRYRSAPQFLVNKLLGKDAPVLPVFDMAQTVRKVALR; encoded by the coding sequence ATGATCCACAGAACCACGATTTTTCTGCTGGGGTTTCTGCTCGGGTGGGGGGTCTATGCCTCGGCGGAAGGCCCGCAAAGGGACTATTCGGGTTGGCACAAGGGGCAAGCAAAGGTCACGCCGATCTGGACGCTTCCCAAGGCCACGGCGCCGTCGAACATGGTCTGGGGTACGCCCTCCATGCCGGGCCGGTTCCGGTCGGATCAATTCTTCACCCCGGATATCTGCGGCGGGTGTCACAGAAAGATCTATGACCAATGGAAGGGGTCCATGATGGGGAATGCCTGGAAAGACCCTGTTTTTATCGCGGTCTATAAATCGTATTTGCGACGGGCTGAAACCGGTCCGGAAAAAGAAGAGACGGCCATGTGTCCCCGGTGCCATACCCCGGTTGGCTACCTTGCCGACGAACCGGGCCGTTACCTGACCGGTGAACTCTCCGCACCGGCAAGGTCCGGGGTTTACTGCGATGTCTGTCATACCGTGTCGAGCAGCGCCGGAGTTGGAAACGGGGCGTTTATTCTCAAACCCGGCAATGCCGCGGAAGGGAAAGGCGGGACCAAGTTCGGCCCTCGCCGCGATTCGGTCTCTCCTTTTCACCGGACGGCCTATTCCGAACTTCATACCCGTTCCGAGTTGTGCGGAATGTGTCATGACGTGGCGCACGCCCACAACATCATGCCGATCGAAAACACCTACACGGAATGGCGGACCAGCCCCTATAATACGGGGGATCCGAAGACCTCTACACACTGCCAGGATTGTCACATGCGTCAGACGCCGTCGGTGGCTGCCACGGGAATTACGGCGCGTCCCGATACGCCCGGGTTCGCTGCGCCCAAAGGGATGGGGGCGAAGCACCGTACCCATGTCTGGCAGCACTGGTTTGTCGGGGGCAATGCCATGGTCCCGGAACTCCTCGGGAATCCGGCCTGGGCACAGATGGCCCGGGACCGGCTCTCCAAGGCGGTCGTCGTCGCCGTCAAGGGGGCGACAAAACCGGTCCGGGCTGGGAAGCTCTTCCGTTTTGAGGTGCGTGTGGATAATGTCGGCGCCGGGCATTACCTTCCGACCGGTTTGACCTACGTCCGCCAGATGTGGCTCCATGTGACGGTCAAGGGTCCCGACGGCAGGGTCCTGTACGAATCCGGGGGCCTGGACCGGGACGGGAATCTCGGCCCCGATGCCGTGATTTATAAAACCGTCCTCGGGGAGGGGGGGAAGGAGAGAAAACCGACCTTCTTCCTCCCGGCAGCCGTGCAGGTCCTCTCCGATAAACGGATTCGCCCCAAGGGATATTCGGTGGAACATTATGCCTTTGTCGTCCCGGAAGATGTCCGAGGAGAGATTGTAATCCGGGTCGTTGTCCGTTATCGGAGTGCGCCGCAGTTCCTCGTGAACAAACTGCTGGGCAAGGATGCCCCGGTATTGCCGGTCTTCGACATGGCGCAAACGGTCAGGAAGGTCGCTCTCCGGTGA